TCGGGGTTTCGTCACCTATTCCAACGAAGCCAAGAACGAAATGATCGGCGTTCCGCTTGTGTTGATCCATCGGATCGGCGCTGTCTCAAAGGAAGTGGCCATTGCCATGGCAGAGGGCGCGCTCGCTCATTCTCGCGCAGGCATCAGTATCGCTGTGACAGGTATTGCAGGTCCCGGCGGCGGGTCAGCTGAAAAGCCCGTTGGCCTTGTGCATATCGCGAGCGCTCGTAAAGGCTTTGCAACACTGCACAAAGAATGCCGCTTTGGTGAAAAATCACGCGAAGATATTCGCCACGAAACCGTGATTGCTGCACTGGCGCTGGTTCTTGAAGCGCTTAAATCGTCAGAACTGGCTTAGACTTAGGCAAGCCCGTAAATCGCGTCAGCACGCTTCTCGAATGCTTCTGAGAATTTGCGGAAAGCCAGATCGAACATCGACCCCATCAGGAGTCCAAGCGTCCTGCTCTTAAATTCATAGTCGATGAAAAATTCGACATCGCATTCATAGCCATCACCAACCGGCTTGAACGTCCAGCGATTATCAAGATAGCGGAACGGACCATCGACATATTTCACGTCGATGACGTTCTCTTCAGGCTTCAAAAACACCTGACTGGTAAAAGTCTCGCGGATCAGCTTATAGCCCACCGTCATATCAGCAATGAGAAACGTCTTACCGTCTTTCTCCTTGCGTGATCGGATCGACAAAGCTTCACACATGGGCAAAAACTGCGGATATTTTTCAACATCCGAAACCAGGGCAAACATCTGGTCTGCCCTGTGGTGAACGCGTCTGACATTCGTAAATTGCGGCATGCGATATTAAGCCTGTGCTGCGACCTGCGCTTCACGTGCAGCCTTTAGCTTCGCAAAATCATCGCCAGCATGGTGCGATGAACGTGTCAGCGGGCTGGACGCAACAAGCAGGAAGCCCTTGGTACGACCAATCGTCTCAAAGGACTTGAATTCGTCCGGCGTCACAAAACGGATAACCGGATGGTGCTTACGGGTTGGCTGGAGATACTGACCGATGGTCATGAAATCCACCTCAGCAGAACGTAGGTCATCCATCAGCTGAAGGATTTCGTTCCGCTCTTCGCCAAGGCCAACCATAATGCCGGATTTGGTGAAGATCGTTGGGTCGAGTTCCTTCACACGCTGCAACAAGCGGATCGAATGGAAATAGCGCGCACCGGGACGAACCTTGAGATACTTCGAAGGCACCGTTTCCAGATTGTGATTAAACACATCCGGGCGTGCCTTGACCACGATCTCAAGCGCGCCTTCCTTACGCAGGAAGTCTGGCGTCAGAATTTCGATCGTCGTCTTTGGCGCGGCTTCACGAATCGCGAGAATGACATCGGCGAAATGCTGCGCGCCTCCATCGGCCAGATCGTCACGATCGACTGACGTGATTACAACATGCGTCAGCCCCATCTGTTTGACGGCGCGACCCACATTTTCAGGCTCATTCGGGTCGAGAGCCTTCGGAATACCAGTGGAAACGTTACAGAACGCACAAGCGCGGGTGCAAATCTCACCCATGATCATGAAGGTTGCGTGCTTCTTTTCCCAGCACTCACCAATGTTCGGGCAACCAGCTTCTTCGCAAACAGTGACAAGCTTGTTGGAGCGGACGATCTCACGCGTTTCATTATAGCCACGCGAAACGGGGGCCTTGACTCGGATCCAGTCGGGCTTCTTCAAAACTTCATTGTCTGGACGGTGAGCCTTTTCAGGATGCCGTTGACGTCTCTGGTTCACTGTATCGAGAACTGTAACCATGCTGTTTCCTGCCTATCTGGAACAAAACGCCTGCAGGCCTTGTGCTCCAACAATGGGTAGACCCCTGAATATGGCATGCCCTAACAATTTGAAGCACTGCTACGCAATGCCCATAACTGCGGCTTACCGTCTCGCTGCAATCCCAATCGCTCTGAAAACCAAAGCCCATATGAGACCGAATATAAGGCCGCCGAAGCCAAGTGCCAAGGTCAGTGTCCAGACACCGTACCAGCCGACAATCGCCATTCCGTTGATCGATATAGTGTTTCCGCCGATCAAGCTAAAGCTTCCGGCAAGAAAACCCAGTGCAAGACCGCCTGCGGTACACCATTTTATCATGGGCCAGGCGGCACGCCGCCAAGGCCCTCCATTATCGATCAGTGGAATGTGCTTACTCCTATGTAAGAGCCTTCTAAATTACATATTCAGCGCGCGGCCATAGGCATCCAGCACACTTTCCTTCATTGTCTCGGAAATGGTTGGATGCGGGAAGACCGAATGCATCAGCTCTTCTTCAGTGGTTTCAAGGTTCATCGCGACAACGAAACCCTGAATAAGCTCTGTTACTTCTGCGCCGACCAGATGGGCGCCCAGCAGCTGTCCGGTTTTCTTGTCGAAAATGGTCTTAACCAGACCCTGATCTTCACCAAGTGCGATTGCCTTGCCGTTGGCGACAAATGGGAAACGGCCAACGCGAATATCGCGTCCAAGCTCTTTCGCTTTGGCTTCAGTAAGACCAACGGAGGCGACCTGCGGGTTACAATAGGTGCAGCCGGGGACCATGTTGCGGTCGAGCGGATGAACATTCGGCAAACCGGCAATCTTTTCGACGCAGATAACGGCTTCATGCTCAGCCTTGTGAGCCAGCATTGGTGGACCAGCAACGTCACCGATAGCATAGATGCCATCAACGTTCGTCTTGCAATAAGCATCGATGGCAATGCAACCGCGATCTGTCTTGATGCCGAGTGCTTCAAGGCCGATATTCTCGATGTTACCCTGAACGCCAACAGCCGAGATCATGCGATCAACGGTCAGCGTCTGAACCTTGCCGTCTTTGGTTTCGATATGAGCGGTCACATTGTTTGTGCCCTTCTCAACCTTCGAAACTTTGGCGTCTGTAATGATCTTGAGGCCACGCTTTTCGAGCTGCTTGCGCGCGAAAGTCGAGATCTCCGCGTCTTCAACCGGCATAATATTCGACATCAGTTCAACGACAGTAACGTCAACGCCCATGTCATTGTAGAACGAAGCGAATTCGATACCGATTGCGCCAGAACCCATGACCAGCATGGTTTGTGGCAGTTCTTGTGGAACCATGGCTTCA
This sequence is a window from Ochrobactrum quorumnocens. Protein-coding genes within it:
- the lpdA gene encoding dihydrolipoyl dehydrogenase, with translation MSNSYDVIVIGSGPGGYVAAIRAAQLGLKTAVVEREHLAGICSNWGCIPTKALLRSAEVKHLADHAKNYGLKLEGSITADIKAVVSRSRGIAERMNGGVGFLMKKNKIDVIWGEAKLSKPGEIVVSKTSKAPMLPQAPQPKNTLGEGTYKAKHIIVATGARPRALPGIEPDGKLIWTYFEAMVPQELPQTMLVMGSGAIGIEFASFYNDMGVDVTVVELMSNIMPVEDAEISTFARKQLEKRGLKIITDAKVSKVEKGTNNVTAHIETKDGKVQTLTVDRMISAVGVQGNIENIGLEALGIKTDRGCIAIDAYCKTNVDGIYAIGDVAGPPMLAHKAEHEAVICVEKIAGLPNVHPLDRNMVPGCTYCNPQVASVGLTEAKAKELGRDIRVGRFPFVANGKAIALGEDQGLVKTIFDKKTGQLLGAHLVGAEVTELIQGFVVAMNLETTEEELMHSVFPHPTISETMKESVLDAYGRALNM
- the lipA gene encoding lipoyl synthase — its product is MVTVLDTVNQRRQRHPEKAHRPDNEVLKKPDWIRVKAPVSRGYNETREIVRSNKLVTVCEEAGCPNIGECWEKKHATFMIMGEICTRACAFCNVSTGIPKALDPNEPENVGRAVKQMGLTHVVITSVDRDDLADGGAQHFADVILAIREAAPKTTIEILTPDFLRKEGALEIVVKARPDVFNHNLETVPSKYLKVRPGARYFHSIRLLQRVKELDPTIFTKSGIMVGLGEERNEILQLMDDLRSAEVDFMTIGQYLQPTRKHHPVIRFVTPDEFKSFETIGRTKGFLLVASSPLTRSSHHAGDDFAKLKAAREAQVAAQA
- a CDS encoding CinA family protein translates to MTFIAEAQAIDVLNACRKYGTMIATAESCTGGLIAGALTDIAGSSDVVDRGFVTYSNEAKNEMIGVPLVLIHRIGAVSKEVAIAMAEGALAHSRAGISIAVTGIAGPGGGSAEKPVGLVHIASARKGFATLHKECRFGEKSREDIRHETVIAALALVLEALKSSELA
- a CDS encoding type II toxin-antitoxin system RatA family toxin; protein product: MPQFTNVRRVHHRADQMFALVSDVEKYPQFLPMCEALSIRSRKEKDGKTFLIADMTVGYKLIRETFTSQVFLKPEENVIDVKYVDGPFRYLDNRWTFKPVGDGYECDVEFFIDYEFKSRTLGLLMGSMFDLAFRKFSEAFEKRADAIYGLA